The Clostridium beijerinckii genomic sequence GAGATAACAGCGGCACGACCCTAGACGAGGTACCCCTTGATGGTATAAGTTAAACTAAGATTCAGATGGGAATCAAACCCCACCTGAATCAAGTTTCACTTGATATTTAACAAAATTTTTGAAAAAAATTTTACTTATAATTCGTTATACTTATACAAAATTACCAAATAATGATGGAGGAACAAAAATGAAAAAGATTAAAACTACAGAAGCTGTAGGTAATGTAATTTGTCATGATATTACACAAATTATCAAAGGAGAAAAAAAAGATGTTGCGTTTAAAAAAGGACACATTGTTACTGAGGAAGATATTCCAGTTTTATTATCAATAGGTAAAGATAATCTTTATGTATGGGAAAAAAAGGAGGGGATGCTTCATGAAAATGAAGCAGCAGAAATTCTCTGTAAAATATGTAAAAGTGACTATATGAGTGCAACTAAGGTGAAGGAAGGCAAAATCGAACTAATTGCGGCAGAAGATGGGTTGTTTAAAATTGATATTGAAAAGCTTCGTAAAATAAATTCTCTTGGCGAAATGATGATTGCAACACGCCACAGTAATTTTCCTGTAAAAAAAGGTGATAAATTAGCAGGCACACGAATTATTCCTCTTGTAATTGAACAAAAGAAAATGGACGAGGCAGTTAAATTGGCAGGTGATAAACCATTAATGGAGATTCTTCCATTTATCCACAAAAAAGCAGGGATTGTAACTACAGGGAATGAGGTTTTCTATGGAAGAATTAAAGATACATTTGGGCCTGTTATTAGAGAAAAGCTTGCAGAATATAATGTTGAAGTTTTAGGGCAGAAGATTCTTAGTGATGATCCTAAATTAATTACAGAAGCTATAAAGGATTTTATTAAAGAAGGTGCAGAATTAATAATATGTACAGGTGGAATGAGTGTAGACCCTGATGATACAACACCAACTGCAATTCAAAATACAGGCGCAAAGATTGTTTCATATGGTGCCCCTGTGCTTCCAGGTGCAATGTTTTTACTAGCATATTATAATGATGCACTTCCAGTTATTGGACTTCCAGGCTGCGTAATGTATGCCAAGCGTACTATTTTTGATTTGGTTCTTCCAAGAGTTATGGTAAATGACAAAATAACTTTAGAGGATATTGCAAACCTTGGGCATGGTGGGTTGTGTCTTTCATGCGATATTTGTACATTCCCTAATTGTGGTTTCGGGAAATAAGACTGACAAAGCTTAATCAAGTGAAACTTGATTCAGGTGGGATTTGATCCCATATGAATCTTAGATAAATATTGCAAGGTCAACCTGAAAGTGTTCCTATGGCTTAATGTCTTTAATAAGTATTTAAAAATTATCTGTGATAAACTTGGTTGATATGAGGTGAATAAAATGGTAGATAGTAGTGGTAGAAATATTGAATACCTTAGAATTTCTGTTACAGATAGATGTAATCTTAGATGTGTATATTGTATGCCGGAATGTGGAATTGAAAACTTAGAACATGACGAAATACTTACTTTTAAGGAGATTATGCTTATAGTTAAAACTGTTTCACAGCTTGGTATTCACAAGGTCAAAATTACAGGAGGAGAACCATTAGTACGAAAGGGTATTGTAAATTTAGTTAGAAGAATCAAAGATATTGATGGGATTGAAGAGATAACAATGACCACAAATGGCGTACTTTTTGGTGACATGGCAGATAGTTTAGCAGAAGCTGGTCTTGATAGTGTAAATATCAGTCTTGATACATTAAATAGTACAAACTTTAATAAAATTACTCGTAGAGACTGCTTAGATAAAGTGAAGTTTGGATTGAAAAAAGCAGAGGAGCTT encodes the following:
- a CDS encoding molybdopterin-binding protein; the encoded protein is MKKIKTTEAVGNVICHDITQIIKGEKKDVAFKKGHIVTEEDIPVLLSIGKDNLYVWEKKEGMLHENEAAEILCKICKSDYMSATKVKEGKIELIAAEDGLFKIDIEKLRKINSLGEMMIATRHSNFPVKKGDKLAGTRIIPLVIEQKKMDEAVKLAGDKPLMEILPFIHKKAGIVTTGNEVFYGRIKDTFGPVIREKLAEYNVEVLGQKILSDDPKLITEAIKDFIKEGAELIICTGGMSVDPDDTTPTAIQNTGAKIVSYGAPVLPGAMFLLAYYNDALPVIGLPGCVMYAKRTIFDLVLPRVMVNDKITLEDIANLGHGGLCLSCDICTFPNCGFGK